From Dietzia sp. ANT_WB102, a single genomic window includes:
- a CDS encoding acetolactate synthase large subunit gives MSAPTAQPGPRPGAEQKARSAAPERMTGAQAVVRSLEEIGTEVVFGIPGGAILPVYDPLYDSEKVRHVLVRHEQGAGHAATGYAQATGKVGVCMATSGPGATNLVTPLADAQMDSVPIVAITGQVGTALIGTDGFQEADISGITMPITKHNFLVAHGDDIPRMIAEAFHIAQTGRPGAVLVDIPKDVLQAEMTFSWPPEMKLPGYRPVTKPHGKQIREAARMMAKAKRPVLYVGGGVIKADASAELLALAELTGIPVVTTLMARGAFPDSHRLHYGMPGMHGTVAAVAALQRSDLLVTLGARFDDRVTGRLDTFAPDAKVIHADIDPAEIGKNRVVDVPIVGDIKEVLIELVETLRGERDSGTLNAPAVWVGELDEIRSEYPLGYGPQSDGSLSPEYVIERLSAAAGPDAVYCAGVGQHQMWAAQFVQYEKPRTWLNSGGLGTMGYAVPAAMGAKFGRQDAEVWAIDGDGCFQMTNQELATCAIEGAPIKVALINNGNLGMVRQWQTLFYEKRYSQTDLSTHSMHIPDFVKLGEALGCAALRCERAEDVDDVIAQARAINDRPVLIDFIVGKDAQVWPMVAAGTSNDEIMAARDIRPLFDDTDSVADDAADIHEATERIDAAVLAAQEEDQ, from the coding sequence GTGAGCGCACCAACGGCACAGCCCGGACCTCGTCCGGGTGCAGAGCAGAAGGCCCGGTCCGCGGCCCCAGAGCGGATGACCGGGGCCCAGGCGGTCGTCCGGTCCCTGGAGGAGATCGGCACTGAAGTCGTCTTCGGAATCCCCGGCGGGGCGATCCTGCCGGTGTATGACCCGCTCTACGACTCTGAGAAGGTCCGGCACGTCCTGGTCCGGCACGAGCAGGGTGCAGGGCATGCTGCGACCGGTTACGCCCAGGCGACCGGCAAGGTCGGAGTCTGTATGGCTACGTCCGGGCCCGGCGCCACCAACCTGGTCACTCCGCTCGCCGACGCTCAGATGGATTCGGTTCCGATCGTGGCGATCACCGGGCAGGTCGGGACCGCACTCATTGGTACCGACGGCTTCCAGGAAGCTGACATCTCCGGTATCACCATGCCGATCACCAAGCACAACTTCCTGGTGGCCCACGGTGACGACATCCCGCGGATGATCGCCGAGGCGTTCCACATCGCCCAGACCGGTCGCCCCGGCGCCGTGCTCGTGGACATCCCCAAGGATGTCCTTCAAGCCGAGATGACCTTCTCGTGGCCGCCGGAGATGAAGCTGCCCGGCTATCGGCCAGTCACCAAGCCGCACGGCAAGCAGATCCGCGAGGCCGCGCGGATGATGGCCAAGGCCAAGCGTCCGGTGCTGTACGTCGGCGGTGGCGTCATCAAGGCCGACGCCTCGGCGGAACTCCTGGCACTGGCCGAGCTGACGGGTATCCCCGTGGTCACCACACTCATGGCGCGCGGGGCGTTCCCGGACTCGCACCGTCTGCACTACGGGATGCCCGGGATGCACGGGACAGTCGCGGCCGTCGCGGCTCTGCAGCGCTCCGACTTGCTCGTGACCCTCGGTGCCCGCTTCGACGACCGGGTCACCGGCCGCCTCGACACCTTCGCCCCGGACGCCAAGGTGATCCACGCCGACATCGACCCGGCCGAGATCGGCAAGAACCGCGTCGTCGATGTGCCGATCGTCGGTGACATCAAGGAGGTGCTCATCGAGCTCGTCGAGACGCTGCGAGGTGAGCGCGACTCCGGCACGTTGAACGCGCCGGCAGTGTGGGTCGGTGAGCTGGACGAGATCCGCAGCGAGTACCCGCTGGGCTACGGCCCGCAGTCGGATGGATCCTTGTCGCCCGAGTACGTCATCGAGCGGTTGAGCGCCGCCGCCGGCCCGGATGCGGTGTACTGCGCCGGCGTCGGCCAGCACCAGATGTGGGCGGCGCAGTTCGTCCAGTACGAGAAGCCGCGGACGTGGCTGAACTCGGGCGGTCTGGGGACGATGGGGTACGCCGTGCCCGCGGCGATGGGGGCCAAGTTCGGACGCCAGGACGCCGAAGTGTGGGCCATCGACGGCGACGGCTGCTTCCAGATGACCAATCAGGAGTTGGCCACCTGCGCCATTGAGGGCGCGCCCATCAAGGTGGCGCTCATCAACAACGGCAACCTCGGGATGGTCCGGCAGTGGCAGACGCTGTTCTACGAGAAGCGCTACTCGCAGACGGACTTGTCGACGCATTCGATGCACATCCCCGACTTCGTCAAGCTCGGCGAGGCACTGGGCTGCGCGGCGCTGCGTTGTGAGCGCGCCGAGGACGTGGACGACGTGATCGCTCAGGCTCGCGCAATCAACGACCGCCCGGTGCTCATCGACTTCATCGTGGGCAAGGACGCCCAGGTGTGGCCGATGGTCGCGGCGGGCACGTCCAATGACGAGATCATGGCGGCCCGGGACATCCGGCCGCTGTTCGACGACACCGATTCCGTGGCGGACGACGCCGCGGACATCCACGAGGCGACCGAGCGGATCGATGCCGCGGTGCTCGCCGCCCAGGAGGAGGACCAGTGA
- the ilvN gene encoding acetolactate synthase small subunit, whose amino-acid sequence MSARSHTLSVLVEDKPGVLARVSSLFSRRGFNIESLAVGPTETDGLSRMTIVVNVAEFPLEQVTKQLNKLVNVIKIVEQDPAGSVARELTLVKVRADATNRGQIVEIASLFRAHIVDVSPESLTLEATGTPDKLDALLRMLDGYGIREIVQSGMVALGRGPKSINTTR is encoded by the coding sequence GTGAGCGCTCGTTCCCACACCCTGAGCGTGCTGGTGGAGGACAAGCCAGGCGTGCTGGCGCGCGTTTCATCGCTGTTCTCCCGGCGCGGGTTCAACATCGAGTCGCTGGCCGTCGGGCCCACCGAGACCGACGGGCTCTCGCGCATGACGATCGTCGTGAACGTCGCGGAGTTCCCTCTCGAGCAGGTGACCAAGCAGCTCAACAAGCTGGTCAACGTCATCAAAATCGTCGAGCAGGACCCGGCCGGTTCGGTGGCCCGCGAGCTCACTCTCGTCAAGGTCCGTGCCGACGCGACGAACCGCGGTCAGATCGTCGAGATCGCGAGCCTGTTCCGCGCGCACATCGTGGACGTCTCCCCGGAATCGCTCACGCTCGAAGCCACCGGTACCCCCGACAAGCTCGATGCGCTGTTGCGGATGCTCGACGGCTACGGCATCCGCGAAATCGTGCAGTCCGGCATGGTCGCGCTCGGACGCGGCCCCAAGTCCATCAACACCACTCGATAG
- the ilvC gene encoding ketol-acid reductoisomerase — translation MAVEMFYDDSADLSLIQGRKVAVIGYGSQGHAHSLSLRDSGVEVVIGLREGSKSREKAEEAGLKVMTAAEASKWADVVMLLAPDTSQAKIFTEDIEPNLNDGDALFFGHGLNIHFGLIKPAKNVTIAMVAPKGPGHLVRRQFVDGKGVPALIAVEQDPKGEGQALALSYAKAIGGTRAGVIKTTFKDETETDLFGEQAVLCGGTEELVKTGFEVMVEAGYEPELAYFEVLHELKLIVDLMYEGGIARMNYSVSDTAEFGGYLSGPRVIDAGTKERMKEILSDIQDGTFTKRLVANVEGGNKELEQLRKENAEHPIEVTGQKLRDLMSWVDRPITETA, via the coding sequence ATGGCAGTGGAGATGTTCTACGACGACTCGGCGGATCTGTCGCTGATCCAGGGCCGCAAGGTCGCCGTCATCGGATACGGCTCGCAGGGGCATGCGCACTCGCTGAGCCTGCGCGATTCCGGTGTCGAGGTCGTGATCGGTCTGCGCGAGGGCTCGAAGTCCCGTGAGAAGGCCGAAGAAGCAGGGCTGAAGGTCATGACCGCCGCCGAGGCGAGCAAGTGGGCCGACGTCGTCATGCTCCTCGCCCCCGACACCTCACAGGCGAAGATCTTCACCGAGGACATCGAGCCAAACCTGAACGACGGCGACGCGCTGTTCTTTGGCCACGGCCTCAACATCCACTTCGGCCTCATCAAGCCCGCCAAGAACGTCACCATCGCGATGGTTGCGCCCAAGGGCCCCGGTCACCTGGTGCGGCGTCAGTTCGTCGACGGCAAGGGCGTGCCCGCGCTCATCGCCGTCGAGCAGGATCCCAAGGGCGAGGGCCAGGCTCTCGCGCTCTCCTACGCCAAGGCGATCGGTGGCACCCGCGCGGGTGTCATCAAGACGACCTTCAAGGACGAGACCGAGACCGACCTCTTCGGTGAGCAGGCCGTGCTCTGCGGCGGCACCGAGGAGCTCGTCAAGACGGGCTTCGAGGTCATGGTCGAGGCCGGTTACGAGCCCGAGCTCGCCTACTTCGAGGTGCTCCACGAGCTCAAGCTGATCGTCGACCTCATGTACGAGGGTGGCATTGCCCGCATGAACTACTCGGTGTCCGACACCGCGGAGTTCGGCGGCTACCTCTCCGGCCCGCGAGTGATTGACGCCGGGACTAAGGAGCGCATGAAGGAGATCCTGTCCGACATCCAGGACGGCACCTTCACCAAGCGTCTCGTGGCCAATGTGGAGGGCGGCAACAAGGAGCTCGAGCAGCTGCGCAAGGAAAACGCCGAGCACCCGATCGAGGTCACCGGTCAGAAGCTGCGCGACCTTATGAGCTGGGTCGACCGGCCCATCACGGAGACGGCCTGA
- a CDS encoding NAD(P)/FAD-dependent oxidoreductase, with the protein MSAAGTVRADVIVVGSGPNGLAAALLCARAGRRVVVLEAQETIGGGSRTLPMSDIATGIPENLADGLLVDPCSAVHPMAGASPFFRGFDLPAHGVEMVTPPVQLAHALPGRDAIVVPAAPSPAALAEGLGSRAEADRWWSLMGPLGRRAEDVVATALSDQRSIPPIAATAALGASFVRAHPRGELGDPLGPDGRTLLSGISSHAITPLSSPAATGVGLVLGSLLHSPLGWALPVGGSGAITAALAEAIREAGGELRTGVRVRSLSQLDARDVVFNTSSRILGEILLASSPSAGVARGARKLVEAPVGGAAAKVDLVLSGPVPWRDSRLAGAGTIHLGGDSQAIATAEREVAAGRHADRPMILVSQPWVTDPGRIALDGRRPLWTYAHVPAYSDRDQTEQVLTALEEVAPGVRDVVVAAHCTPASRMAEHNANNAGGDIAAGRVNLWGLIARPVPRVDPFATSVPGIWHASGSTPPGPGVHGMAGQHVAERILGGLPAHW; encoded by the coding sequence GTGAGCGCGGCAGGGACCGTGCGTGCGGACGTCATCGTGGTGGGTTCCGGGCCCAACGGCCTCGCTGCCGCGCTGCTGTGTGCGAGGGCCGGGCGCCGGGTGGTCGTGTTGGAGGCCCAGGAGACGATCGGCGGCGGGAGCCGGACCCTGCCGATGAGCGATATCGCGACCGGCATCCCGGAGAACCTCGCGGACGGGCTGCTGGTGGATCCGTGTTCAGCGGTGCATCCCATGGCGGGGGCCTCCCCGTTCTTCCGTGGGTTCGACCTCCCGGCCCACGGGGTCGAGATGGTCACACCCCCCGTTCAACTGGCTCACGCACTGCCGGGCCGCGACGCGATCGTGGTGCCCGCGGCCCCCTCCCCCGCCGCCCTCGCCGAGGGCTTGGGGTCGCGAGCCGAGGCCGACCGATGGTGGAGTCTCATGGGCCCCCTGGGCCGCAGGGCGGAGGACGTCGTCGCCACGGCCCTGTCCGATCAACGCTCGATTCCGCCGATCGCCGCGACAGCGGCACTGGGCGCGTCGTTTGTCCGCGCCCACCCCCGAGGCGAGCTCGGCGACCCCCTCGGCCCGGACGGCCGCACGCTACTATCCGGCATCTCGTCTCACGCGATCACGCCGCTGTCCTCCCCGGCCGCGACGGGCGTCGGACTGGTCCTGGGCTCATTGCTTCACTCGCCCCTCGGTTGGGCTCTGCCCGTCGGCGGTAGCGGCGCGATCACCGCCGCCCTCGCGGAGGCGATCCGGGAGGCCGGCGGCGAACTCCGAACCGGAGTCCGGGTGCGCTCCCTGTCCCAGCTCGATGCCCGAGACGTTGTGTTCAACACCTCGTCGCGGATCCTCGGCGAGATCCTTCTGGCCTCCTCACCGTCGGCAGGGGTCGCCCGAGGCGCGCGCAAACTGGTGGAGGCCCCGGTCGGCGGGGCCGCAGCGAAAGTCGACCTCGTCCTGTCGGGCCCGGTTCCGTGGCGCGACTCCCGGCTCGCTGGCGCCGGAACAATCCACCTGGGCGGGGACTCCCAGGCGATCGCGACCGCAGAACGCGAGGTCGCCGCCGGCCGCCACGCGGACAGACCGATGATCCTGGTCTCCCAGCCGTGGGTGACCGACCCGGGCCGTATCGCGCTGGATGGTCGGCGTCCGCTGTGGACGTACGCCCATGTGCCGGCGTACTCCGATCGCGACCAGACCGAGCAGGTGCTCACGGCGCTAGAGGAGGTTGCGCCTGGTGTGCGGGACGTGGTCGTGGCAGCCCACTGCACACCCGCGTCTCGGATGGCCGAGCACAACGCCAACAACGCCGGTGGGGACATTGCGGCTGGACGAGTGAACCTGTGGGGACTCATCGCTCGACCGGTGCCGCGGGTGGATCCGTTCGCGACCTCGGTGCCGGGGATCTGGCACGCCTCCGGCTCGACGCCGCCCGGACCGGGCGTGCACGGCATGGCCGGCCAGCACGTGGCGGAGCGGATCCTCGGTGGGCTACCCGCTCACTGGTAG
- the serA gene encoding phosphoglycerate dehydrogenase gives MTASGRPVVLIADKLAQSTVDALGDAVEVRWVDGPDRPKLLEAVADADALLVRSATTVDAEVLAAAPNLKIIGRAGVGLDNVEIPAATERGVMVVNAPTSNIHSAAEHAVALLMAACRQIPAADGTLREHTWKRSSFNGVELLGKTVGVVGLGRIGQLVAQRLAAFETNLIAYDPYLPAARAAQLGIELVDIDELVSRADIITMHLPKTKETAGLFDAERLARAKDGVVIVNAARGGLIVEDALVDALKSGKVRAAALDVFDSEPCTDSPLFELENTVVTPHLGASTSEAQDRAGTDVARSVLLALRGEFVPDAVNVSGGPVGDEVAPWLDLVRKVGLIAGHLCPGVPTTVNVEVAGELAAEQVDVLGLAALRGLFSAITDEPATFVNVGQMAEQRGVTHSVETRSESKSYRSTVTVTAVAADGATGSVTGTLSGLEKVQKIVRINERGFDLRAEGQNLFVHYSDRPGVLGKVGSILGGEGIDIQAAALSQDATGEGASLILRVDRAVAEPTVDRIVSELGASATQINLD, from the coding sequence GTGACAGCATCCGGACGGCCCGTCGTCCTCATCGCCGACAAGCTCGCCCAGTCGACCGTCGACGCGCTCGGCGACGCCGTGGAGGTCCGTTGGGTGGACGGCCCGGATCGTCCCAAGCTCCTCGAGGCGGTCGCCGACGCTGACGCACTGCTCGTGCGCTCGGCCACCACTGTCGACGCCGAGGTGCTCGCCGCCGCGCCGAACCTCAAGATCATCGGTCGTGCGGGTGTCGGACTGGACAACGTCGAGATCCCCGCCGCCACCGAGCGTGGGGTCATGGTGGTCAACGCACCCACCTCCAACATCCACTCCGCGGCCGAACACGCCGTCGCGCTGCTCATGGCCGCCTGCCGTCAGATCCCGGCCGCCGACGGCACCCTGCGCGAGCACACCTGGAAGCGAAGCTCCTTCAACGGTGTCGAGCTGCTCGGTAAGACCGTCGGCGTCGTGGGGCTGGGCCGCATCGGCCAGCTCGTGGCCCAGCGACTGGCTGCCTTCGAGACGAATCTCATCGCCTACGACCCCTACCTGCCGGCGGCCCGCGCCGCACAACTTGGTATCGAGCTGGTCGACATCGACGAGCTGGTCTCTCGCGCCGACATCATCACGATGCACCTCCCCAAGACCAAGGAGACCGCCGGACTCTTCGACGCGGAACGGCTGGCCCGGGCCAAGGACGGCGTCGTGATCGTCAACGCTGCCCGCGGCGGCCTGATCGTCGAGGACGCCCTCGTCGACGCCCTGAAGTCCGGCAAGGTTCGTGCCGCGGCGCTCGACGTTTTCGACTCTGAGCCCTGCACCGACTCGCCGCTGTTCGAACTCGAGAACACCGTGGTGACCCCGCACCTGGGCGCATCCACCAGCGAGGCCCAGGACCGGGCCGGCACCGACGTGGCCCGCAGCGTACTGCTCGCCCTGCGCGGCGAGTTCGTCCCCGACGCGGTCAACGTCTCCGGCGGCCCCGTCGGCGACGAGGTCGCGCCCTGGCTCGACCTGGTCCGAAAGGTCGGCCTCATCGCCGGACACCTGTGCCCGGGCGTGCCCACCACCGTCAACGTCGAGGTCGCGGGCGAGCTGGCCGCCGAGCAGGTAGACGTCCTCGGGCTGGCAGCACTACGTGGACTGTTCTCCGCGATCACCGACGAGCCGGCCACGTTCGTCAATGTCGGGCAGATGGCAGAGCAGCGCGGTGTCACCCACTCGGTTGAGACCCGCAGCGAGTCCAAGTCCTACCGCAGCACCGTCACCGTCACGGCTGTGGCCGCAGACGGTGCGACGGGCAGCGTCACCGGAACCCTCTCCGGACTGGAGAAGGTCCAGAAGATCGTGCGGATCAACGAGCGCGGTTTCGACCTGCGCGCCGAGGGACAGAACTTGTTCGTGCACTACTCCGACCGGCCGGGCGTGCTCGGCAAGGTGGGCTCGATTCTCGGCGGCGAGGGCATCGACATCCAGGCTGCGGCCCTGAGCCAGGATGCCACCGGCGAGGGTGCGTCGCTGATCCTCCGGGTCGACCGCGCGGTCGCCGAGCCGACCGTCGACCGGATCGTCTCCGAACTCGGAGCCTCCGCCACCCAGATCAACCTGGACTGA
- a CDS encoding 3-isopropylmalate dehydrogenase, translating to MKLAVIPGDGIGVEVTVEALRVLDALVPGVEKTEYDLGARRYLRNGETLTDADIDSLKTHDAILLGAIGDPRSVPAGVLERGMLLPLRFALDHHVNLRPSRLFPGSATPLKDPGAIDFVVVREGTEGLYTGNGGAIRVGTPHEIGTETSVNTRFGVERVVRDAFKRAQSRRRKLTLVHKTNVLVNAGGLWQRTVDEVAPEFPGVEVDYCHIDAATIYMVTDPSRFDVIVTDNLFGDIITDLAAAVTGGIGTAASGNIDASGTNPSMFEPVHGSAPDIAGQGKADPTAAILSVALLLRHVGKSVEADRVEAAVEADLGSRGDGPVVTSEVGDRIVAAVSA from the coding sequence ATGAAGCTCGCAGTCATCCCCGGCGACGGAATCGGTGTCGAGGTCACGGTCGAGGCGCTCAGAGTGCTCGACGCCCTGGTGCCCGGTGTCGAGAAGACCGAGTACGACCTCGGCGCGCGCCGCTATCTCCGTAACGGTGAGACCCTCACCGACGCCGACATCGATAGCCTCAAGACGCACGACGCCATTCTGCTGGGCGCGATCGGCGATCCCCGGTCCGTGCCGGCTGGCGTGCTCGAGCGGGGCATGCTGCTGCCGCTGCGGTTCGCCCTCGACCATCACGTCAACCTGCGGCCGTCCCGGCTCTTCCCCGGTTCGGCAACCCCGCTCAAAGACCCGGGCGCGATCGACTTCGTCGTAGTCCGAGAGGGTACCGAGGGCCTGTACACCGGCAATGGTGGGGCGATCCGGGTGGGTACGCCGCATGAGATCGGCACCGAGACGTCGGTCAACACCCGGTTCGGGGTCGAGCGCGTCGTGCGCGATGCGTTCAAGCGTGCGCAGTCGCGGCGTCGCAAGCTCACGCTGGTTCACAAGACCAATGTCCTGGTCAATGCCGGCGGGCTCTGGCAGCGCACCGTCGACGAGGTGGCACCGGAGTTCCCCGGTGTCGAGGTGGACTACTGCCACATTGACGCGGCGACCATCTACATGGTCACCGACCCGTCACGTTTCGACGTGATCGTCACCGACAACCTCTTCGGGGACATCATTACCGACCTCGCGGCCGCAGTCACCGGGGGCATAGGCACCGCGGCGTCGGGCAACATCGACGCCTCCGGCACGAACCCGTCGATGTTCGAGCCAGTCCACGGCTCAGCCCCGGACATCGCCGGTCAGGGTAAGGCAGACCCGACCGCCGCCATCCTGTCGGTGGCGCTGCTACTTCGTCACGTCGGCAAGTCGGTGGAGGCCGACCGTGTTGAGGCTGCCGTGGAGGCCGACCTCGGGTCGCGTGGCGACGGCCCCGTCGTCACCTCCGAGGTGGGCGACCGTATCGTCGCGGCGGTCAGCGCCTAG
- a CDS encoding DUF294 nucleotidyltransferase-like domain-containing protein encodes MDVELAEVRDFLARCAPFDELPEVVLDRLPATLSLRYHRRGTVILEAGAANDTLHIIRTGAVEVSDPDGTLLDARDEGDCFGYSTLTHPSPSRYRMEAVADTLLLEMPREVFDELAAGHPEVRDFFGERSDRIRQDLASVRLAAAGGDPLNTPVGDLLVRDAVTTSPATTILEAAQIMSRERVSALLVVLDGQVVGIFTDRDLRAKVVAVGGDTAEPVSTIMTPDPVSVDVRTRAFDATLLQIDRSVHHLPVCEDGAPVGMVTSGDLLRLSQADPVYLAARISRAPDADTVATLSARLLPLVGEFVRRGTAPRDIGRVVTATADAATRRLIALAEAELGPPPVPYCWVGLGSQARGELGVASDQDNALILDDAADAVPDADDYFAALADRVCSGLDRAGFPFCPGEVMARNPQWRRTCSAWEQRVRDWVGAPEADAVLNSQVFFDIRAVHGETALVDRVQREMLERSRGSQRFLAHLARIACDWQPPLGFLRGLVVARRGEYRNTLDLKAGGIAPVVQIARLHALSAGLSEVSTRERLDAAATAGVIARSDAENLIEAFRLLRGLALKHHARQVSEGKELDNNVDPSTLGTKDRHRLRAAFRIIASAQGALAITYRVGQM; translated from the coding sequence ATGGACGTCGAACTTGCCGAGGTGAGGGATTTTCTCGCGCGCTGCGCACCCTTCGACGAACTTCCGGAAGTCGTACTCGACCGATTGCCCGCGACTCTCAGTCTGCGCTACCACCGTCGCGGGACCGTCATCCTCGAAGCGGGAGCTGCGAACGACACGCTCCACATCATCCGCACAGGAGCGGTCGAGGTGAGCGACCCGGACGGCACCCTTCTCGATGCTCGCGACGAGGGGGACTGCTTCGGCTACTCGACACTGACCCACCCCAGCCCCTCGCGGTATCGCATGGAGGCGGTCGCGGACACCCTGTTGCTGGAGATGCCGCGAGAGGTCTTCGACGAACTTGCGGCCGGGCACCCCGAGGTCCGGGATTTCTTCGGGGAACGGAGCGATCGGATCCGCCAGGACCTCGCCTCCGTCCGGCTCGCCGCGGCCGGGGGGGATCCCCTGAACACCCCGGTGGGGGACCTGCTGGTCCGGGATGCGGTGACGACGAGTCCCGCGACCACCATTCTCGAGGCCGCGCAGATCATGTCGCGGGAACGAGTCTCGGCGTTGCTCGTGGTGCTTGACGGGCAGGTCGTGGGAATCTTCACAGACCGAGATCTGCGCGCGAAGGTCGTCGCGGTCGGAGGCGACACAGCTGAGCCCGTGTCAACGATCATGACCCCGGACCCGGTCTCGGTCGACGTCCGAACCCGCGCATTCGACGCGACCCTGCTCCAGATCGACCGCAGCGTCCACCACCTACCGGTGTGTGAGGACGGTGCTCCCGTAGGGATGGTCACCAGCGGAGACCTGTTGCGTCTTTCGCAGGCAGACCCGGTCTACCTGGCTGCGCGAATCTCCCGCGCCCCGGACGCCGACACGGTGGCGACGTTGTCCGCGCGTCTGCTGCCGCTGGTCGGCGAGTTCGTCCGCCGCGGAACTGCACCCCGGGACATCGGGCGGGTCGTCACCGCCACCGCTGACGCGGCGACTCGGCGGTTGATCGCGCTCGCAGAGGCCGAACTCGGGCCGCCGCCGGTGCCGTACTGCTGGGTGGGTCTCGGCTCGCAGGCCCGGGGCGAACTCGGCGTGGCGAGCGATCAGGACAATGCGCTGATCCTCGACGACGCTGCCGACGCGGTCCCCGACGCCGACGACTACTTCGCAGCTCTCGCCGACCGGGTGTGTTCGGGGCTCGACCGCGCCGGCTTTCCGTTCTGCCCCGGCGAGGTGATGGCCAGGAATCCCCAATGGCGGCGGACATGCTCGGCATGGGAGCAGCGGGTGCGGGATTGGGTGGGTGCACCCGAGGCCGACGCGGTGTTGAACAGCCAGGTCTTCTTTGACATCAGGGCCGTCCACGGCGAGACCGCATTGGTGGATCGGGTCCAACGCGAGATGCTCGAGCGATCCCGGGGAAGCCAGCGATTCCTCGCTCATTTGGCCCGCATCGCCTGCGACTGGCAACCCCCGCTGGGGTTCCTCCGCGGCCTCGTCGTGGCGCGCCGAGGTGAATACCGCAACACACTGGACCTCAAAGCGGGAGGAATCGCGCCCGTCGTCCAGATCGCCCGACTGCACGCCTTGTCGGCGGGGCTGTCCGAGGTGTCGACCCGCGAACGCCTCGACGCCGCAGCGACCGCCGGGGTGATCGCCCGATCGGATGCCGAGAACCTGATCGAGGCGTTTCGACTCCTGCGTGGCCTGGCGTTGAAACACCACGCGCGTCAGGTAAGCGAGGGGAAGGAACTCGACAACAATGTGGATCCCTCGACCCTCGGCACAAAGGACCGGCATCGCCTGCGGGCGGCATTTCGCATCATCGCGAGCGCACAGGGTGCACTGGCGATCACCTACCGGGTGGGGCAGATGTGA
- a CDS encoding exonuclease domain-containing protein: MTALEWLSAAGRRRRAARRAPDGPLRRLLETPPPDPTTPLAELPLLAVDVETTGLDPRHDRVLAVGFVPVDGDRIVLGGAGSVLLRPDHRPGDDDGVGQSATVHGLTDDRMTAGADVEDVLNTVLTALTGRILVAHFSQIEVDFLGVLCRRTFGVRPPLDSVDTLELHRRVLGTGLEMGFTADPSPEQLRLWGARERYGLPLYRAHDPLIDALACAELYLAQVAELGVRGARTLRDLRTA; encoded by the coding sequence GTGACCGCGTTGGAGTGGCTGTCCGCAGCCGGCCGTCGACGACGAGCTGCCCGCCGGGCCCCTGACGGGCCACTGCGGCGGCTGCTGGAGACGCCACCGCCGGATCCGACCACGCCGCTCGCGGAGTTGCCCCTACTGGCGGTGGACGTCGAGACGACGGGCCTCGATCCCCGCCACGACCGGGTGCTGGCCGTGGGGTTCGTACCCGTCGACGGAGACCGGATCGTCTTGGGCGGCGCCGGGTCGGTGCTGTTACGCCCTGATCACCGCCCGGGTGACGACGACGGGGTGGGGCAGAGCGCCACCGTCCACGGACTCACGGACGACCGAATGACCGCCGGGGCCGATGTCGAGGACGTGCTTAACACGGTCCTCACCGCCCTGACCGGTCGGATTTTAGTCGCTCACTTCAGCCAGATAGAGGTCGATTTTCTCGGCGTGCTGTGCCGGCGGACGTTCGGCGTGCGCCCGCCTTTGGACTCCGTCGACACCCTGGAGCTGCATCGCCGTGTCCTGGGTACGGGCCTCGAGATGGGATTCACCGCAGACCCGTCGCCCGAGCAGCTGCGACTCTGGGGCGCGCGCGAGCGGTACGGCCTCCCGCTCTATCGGGCGCACGACCCGCTGATCGACGCGCTCGCGTGTGCGGAACTGTACCTCGCGCAGGTCGCCGAACTAGGGGTCCGCGGGGCGCGCACATTGCGCGACCTACGGACCGCCTAG